Proteins from a single region of Desulfolutivibrio sulfoxidireducens:
- the pspF gene encoding phage shock protein operon transcriptional activator — translation MSQSPQGIVEALGHSDAFLAFQERLSLVARVDRPVILLGERGTGKELAATRLHFLSRRWEKPFLTLNCAALPEALLESELFGHEAGAFTGAAKTRHGRFESAHHGTLFLDEAAVMPPHVQEQILRVVEYGAFERLGASDPRRVDVRLVVAANADLAELARQGKFRPDLLDRLSFEVLHLPPLRCRHGDVELLARHFAARMHAELGCPGSPDFSPEAMAALRTHPWPGNVRELKNVVERAVFRAAGKRIRHVDFDPFASPFPPLPPALSPDPAPSPSPDSTPVPPRDPATALPPLPASFPAALAVFEQTMLRNALAAARHNQRRAAELLGLTYHAFRGLYRKYARTTPHPEDSP, via the coding sequence ATGTCCCAATCTCCCCAGGGGATCGTCGAGGCCCTCGGCCACTCCGACGCCTTCCTCGCCTTCCAGGAACGACTCTCCCTCGTCGCCCGCGTCGACCGACCGGTCATCCTCCTCGGCGAACGCGGCACCGGAAAGGAACTCGCCGCCACCCGCCTGCACTTCCTCTCACGGCGCTGGGAAAAACCCTTCCTGACCCTCAACTGCGCCGCCCTGCCCGAGGCCCTCCTCGAATCCGAACTCTTCGGCCACGAGGCCGGCGCCTTCACCGGCGCGGCCAAAACCCGCCACGGCCGCTTCGAATCCGCCCATCACGGCACCCTCTTCCTCGACGAGGCCGCCGTCATGCCCCCGCACGTCCAAGAACAAATCCTGCGCGTCGTGGAATACGGCGCCTTCGAACGCCTGGGCGCCTCCGACCCCCGCCGCGTCGACGTCCGGCTCGTGGTCGCGGCCAACGCCGACCTGGCCGAACTGGCCCGCCAGGGGAAATTCCGGCCCGACCTCCTGGACCGCTTAAGCTTCGAGGTCCTGCACCTGCCCCCCCTGCGCTGCCGGCACGGCGACGTCGAACTCCTGGCCCGGCATTTCGCCGCCCGCATGCACGCCGAACTCGGCTGCCCCGGATCGCCCGATTTCTCCCCCGAGGCCATGGCCGCGCTTCGCACCCACCCCTGGCCCGGAAACGTCCGCGAACTCAAAAACGTGGTCGAACGCGCCGTGTTCCGGGCCGCCGGGAAACGCATCCGCCACGTGGACTTCGATCCCTTTGCCTCGCCCTTCCCGCCGCTTCCACCCGCCCTGTCCCCGGACCCAGCCCCCTCTCCATCCCCGGATTCAACCCCGGTCCCGCCGCGTGATCCGGCCACGGCCCTGCCTCCGCTTCCCGCTTCCTTTCCGGCGGCCCTTGCCGTATTCGAACAGACCATGCTCCGAAACGCCCTGGCCGCGGCCCGGCACAACCAGCGCCGGGCCGCCGAACTGCTCGGGCTGACCTACCACGCCTTTCGCGGCCTCTACCGCAAATACGCCCGGACCACCCCCCATCCGGAGGACTCGCCATGA
- a CDS encoding methyltransferase has protein sequence MKPAAPQTPEDMHQLATAFQKSRVLLTACDLGLFTALEAAPAGSRELADVLSADPRATDRLLNALRAMGLVEKHHGRFANTPAASRLLVESSPEFMGGLGHTSNVFRAWCGLTEAVRTGTAAPGRDPGSLDPQATRAFIRAMHARAGITAKKTAAVLDLRGVRRVLDVGGGSGIFAMAMARAEPDLRATVLDMPTVTPMTRDYVAAADLSDRVDTRDGDYHQADFGANYDLVFFSAVFHINSPTQNKHLIHKAQQALNTGGRIAILDFIMDRDRENPPFAAFFALNMLVNTQAGDTYTEDELHAWLAAAGFADPITTPVTPRETLVVGVKR, from the coding sequence ATGAAACCAGCCGCCCCCCAGACCCCAGAGGACATGCACCAGTTGGCCACGGCCTTCCAGAAAAGCCGCGTCCTGCTCACCGCCTGCGACCTGGGCCTTTTTACCGCCCTGGAGGCTGCCCCGGCCGGCTCCCGCGAACTGGCCGACGTCCTGTCCGCCGACCCCCGGGCCACGGACCGGCTCTTAAACGCCCTGCGGGCCATGGGACTGGTCGAAAAACACCATGGTCGCTTCGCCAATACCCCCGCCGCCAGCCGCCTTCTCGTGGAATCCTCCCCCGAGTTCATGGGCGGCCTGGGGCATACCTCGAACGTCTTTCGGGCCTGGTGCGGCCTGACCGAGGCCGTACGCACCGGAACAGCCGCGCCCGGCCGCGATCCCGGCTCCCTGGACCCCCAGGCCACCCGGGCCTTCATCCGGGCCATGCACGCCCGGGCCGGGATCACTGCCAAAAAGACCGCCGCCGTCCTGGACCTTCGAGGCGTGCGCCGGGTCCTGGACGTGGGCGGCGGCTCCGGGATCTTCGCCATGGCCATGGCCCGGGCCGAGCCCGACCTGCGGGCCACGGTCCTGGATATGCCCACGGTCACCCCCATGACCCGCGACTACGTGGCCGCCGCCGACCTCTCGGACCGGGTGGACACCCGCGACGGCGACTACCACCAGGCCGACTTCGGCGCGAACTACGACCTGGTGTTTTTTTCCGCCGTGTTCCACATCAATTCCCCAACACAAAACAAACATCTGATCCACAAAGCGCAACAGGCCCTGAACACCGGCGGCCGCATCGCCATCCTTGACTTCATCATGGACCGGGACCGGGAAAATCCGCCGTTCGCCGCTTTTTTCGCCCTGAACATGCTGGTCAATACCCAGGCCGGGGACACCTACACCGAGGACGAACTGCACGCCTGGCTTGCCGCCGCCGGCTTCGCCGACCCGATAACGACCCCGGTCACGCCGCGCGAGACGCTTGTGGTGGGGGTGAAGAGGTGA
- a CDS encoding SphA family protein: MPTMIRDAAVGLIILSATLALSLALGAGPARAVEGGASHYITGAYGDFLMGYIPGPGLFIRNDTFYQSAHMDSTFKGGKIYAGIDETMVMNITKLSYLFDVPAMGGFLGIGVGVPIIINEHITGEVSADYTLRSRQTGIDQPHSLDIDGGGDRGGLSDIFIMPVIAGWNLGECHLVVSPIIFLPTGYYNPDKLTNLGMNYLTFDGNVAFTWLSKSGFELSVNAGYMVNTENMTTGYLSGNQIHADWTLACHVNDRFALGAVGYLLAQTTPDSGEGATMGGFASSGTGIGPIVTYTLPVAGKDVMLVAKWLHGLGATNSFLGDSIYGSFAMTF, from the coding sequence ATGCCCACCATGATCCGTGATGCCGCCGTCGGTCTGATCATCCTGTCCGCCACGCTCGCCCTGAGCCTCGCCCTCGGGGCCGGTCCCGCCCGGGCCGTCGAGGGCGGCGCGAGCCATTACATTACGGGAGCTTATGGGGATTTTCTCATGGGGTATATCCCGGGCCCTGGACTCTTCATCCGCAACGACACGTTCTATCAGTCCGCCCACATGGACAGCACCTTCAAGGGCGGCAAGATATACGCCGGCATTGACGAAACCATGGTGATGAACATCACCAAGCTATCCTATCTGTTCGACGTGCCGGCCATGGGTGGTTTCCTTGGGATCGGCGTCGGCGTTCCCATCATCATCAACGAGCACATCACTGGCGAAGTGTCCGCGGATTATACCCTGCGGTCGCGCCAGACAGGCATCGACCAGCCCCATTCCCTGGATATCGACGGCGGCGGCGACCGAGGCGGGCTCTCCGACATCTTCATCATGCCTGTCATCGCCGGATGGAACCTCGGCGAGTGCCACCTGGTCGTCTCGCCCATCATTTTCCTGCCCACCGGCTACTACAATCCCGATAAACTGACCAACCTCGGCATGAACTACCTCACTTTCGACGGGAACGTCGCCTTCACATGGCTGAGCAAGAGCGGATTTGAGCTGTCCGTCAATGCCGGCTACATGGTCAACACCGAGAACATGACCACCGGGTACCTCTCCGGCAACCAGATCCACGCCGATTGGACCCTCGCCTGCCACGTCAACGATCGTTTCGCCCTCGGCGCGGTGGGGTATCTTCTCGCGCAGACCACCCCGGACTCGGGCGAGGGCGCCACCATGGGCGGATTCGCCTCTTCGGGAACCGGCATCGGACCGATCGTCACCTACACGTTGCCCGTGGCCGGCAAGGATGTCATGCTGGTGGCGAAATGGCTGCACGGCCTCGGAGCCACCAACAGTTTCCTGGGGGATTCGATATACGGGTCCTTTGCCATGACCTTCTGA
- a CDS encoding linear amide C-N hydrolase, translating into MGLLVSAFVFSWSAGLACTSVRIKTTDGLIFYARTMEGEWTLKTVLGVVPKGTAYQGTLPDGAQGGLKWKNKYAFVGMFDFGMPLVSDGMNEKGLVVGELFLPGYAAYEPYESSEAGKTLAQFEYGTWMLSNFASVAEVRKAYREVRVCQGPQDMAGPLPLHYVVHDPSGDCVVIEFTAGKVTLYDNPLGVMTNSPTFDWMLTNLDNYINLSVMNTAEKQLKGLTLKQFGQGSGLYGLPGDYSPPSRFVRMVALSQAALPAVGADQGLNQAITILDNVDIPIGAVRGADGKEMRYDKTIWSVVADTANRRYYFRSMDNKNWRYVDLAKAFAAAKGIASIPVFIPVDYPDVTDQAKPLR; encoded by the coding sequence ATGGGACTTCTTGTTTCGGCTTTCGTGTTTTCATGGTCAGCCGGCCTGGCCTGCACAAGCGTGCGCATCAAGACCACCGACGGTTTGATCTTCTATGCCCGGACCATGGAGGGCGAATGGACCCTGAAGACGGTGCTGGGCGTGGTGCCCAAAGGTACGGCATATCAGGGCACCCTGCCCGACGGCGCTCAAGGGGGCTTGAAATGGAAGAATAAATACGCATTTGTCGGCATGTTCGATTTCGGCATGCCCCTGGTCTCCGACGGCATGAACGAAAAAGGCCTGGTGGTTGGGGAACTCTTCCTGCCGGGCTACGCCGCCTACGAGCCCTATGAATCTTCCGAGGCCGGCAAAACCCTGGCCCAATTCGAATACGGCACCTGGATGCTGTCCAATTTCGCCAGCGTGGCCGAGGTGCGAAAGGCCTATCGCGAGGTGCGGGTCTGCCAGGGCCCGCAGGACATGGCCGGGCCCCTGCCCCTGCATTACGTGGTGCATGACCCCTCGGGCGACTGCGTGGTCATCGAGTTCACGGCCGGCAAGGTCACCCTTTACGACAATCCTCTGGGGGTGATGACCAATTCCCCCACCTTCGACTGGATGCTCACCAACCTCGACAACTACATCAACCTCTCGGTCATGAACACCGCCGAGAAACAACTCAAGGGACTGACGCTCAAGCAGTTCGGCCAGGGGTCCGGCCTTTACGGACTGCCCGGGGATTACAGCCCGCCCAGCCGGTTCGTGCGCATGGTGGCCCTGTCCCAGGCCGCGCTGCCGGCCGTGGGCGCCGATCAGGGGCTCAACCAGGCCATCACCATCCTGGACAACGTGGACATCCCCATCGGCGCGGTGCGGGGGGCCGACGGCAAGGAAATGCGCTACGACAAGACCATCTGGTCCGTGGTGGCCGACACCGCCAACCGCCGCTACTATTTCCGCAGCATGGATAACAAGAACTGGCGCTACGTGGATCTGGCCAAGGCCTTTGCCGCGGCCAAGGGCATCGCCTCCATCCCCGTCTTCATTCCGGTCGACTATCCGGATGTGACGGACCAGGCCAAGCCATTGCGGTAG
- a CDS encoding ribonuclease H-like domain-containing protein — MLQRTFCHIPGIGEVTERRLWERGVLTWEDLSRGAQGGGNGALWRDEATMSRERLLAGDADYFGERLRPGEAWRIFPDFRDRVAYVDIETDGGPAQVVTAVALYDGKTARTYARGRNLEDFEADVAGYDVVVTYNGRCFDAPVLERGLGVRLPRAHIDLRCVLGRLGITGGLKTCEKHFGIDRGELDGVDGYFAVILWREYEHTGDKAVLETLLAYNAADVIGLETLLVHAVNEALLATPFAHLYSLPVPTPGDNPHTPDTSVLRRLAGRYLGGRHGGWNRRKKTRGETF; from the coding sequence ATGCTGCAGCGGACGTTTTGCCATATACCGGGAATCGGCGAGGTCACGGAGCGCCGGTTGTGGGAGCGCGGGGTCCTGACCTGGGAGGATTTGTCCCGGGGCGCACAGGGCGGGGGAAACGGGGCACTGTGGCGGGACGAGGCGACGATGTCCCGGGAGCGGCTTTTGGCCGGAGACGCGGACTATTTTGGAGAAAGATTACGGCCCGGCGAGGCCTGGCGGATATTTCCGGACTTCCGGGACCGGGTGGCCTACGTGGACATCGAGACCGACGGCGGTCCGGCCCAGGTGGTGACGGCTGTGGCCCTCTATGACGGCAAAACGGCCCGGACCTACGCCCGTGGCCGCAATCTGGAGGATTTCGAGGCCGACGTGGCCGGCTATGACGTGGTCGTGACCTACAACGGCCGATGCTTTGACGCCCCGGTCCTGGAGCGCGGCCTTGGGGTGCGCCTGCCCCGGGCGCACATCGATCTGCGTTGCGTCCTCGGACGGCTGGGCATCACCGGGGGGCTTAAAACCTGCGAAAAACATTTCGGCATCGACCGGGGTGAACTCGACGGGGTGGACGGCTATTTCGCCGTGATCCTGTGGCGGGAATACGAGCATACCGGGGACAAGGCGGTCCTGGAAACCCTTCTGGCCTACAACGCGGCCGACGTGATCGGCCTGGAAACCCTCCTGGTCCATGCCGTAAACGAGGCCCTTCTGGCCACGCCCTTCGCCCACCTCTACTCCCTGCCCGTCCCCACCCCCGGCGACAACCCCCATACGCCCGACACCTCCGTCCTGCGTCGCCTCGCCGGCCGCTACCTGGGCGGCCGCCACGGCGGCTGGAACCGCCGGAAAAAGACCAGGGGGGAAACCTTTTGA
- a CDS encoding GDSL-type esterase/lipase family protein gives MDTPCRPAIPTSAVILLLALVLCLVTVPGDLLSMRPPDPEFPFPASLAPGATHVGQRGESAVRLPVVAHAVRLPADKKAQHPRDHPLHVRRAALAPGIPDGRRIRVFAVNEPPLPWFAAMPPTQTRAEPPTPVGPRPEQAPSLAARPEQAPSLAACPEQAMARASQSGPPPASTATARAPGAPPASTVARTSLLVVGDSLSISLADVLERRLAGTPGLAFARLGKISSGLARPDFFDWEAQMDRMAGQNRPDTVVIMIGANDNKPVRLASGKSAAFGSPAWAAEYRRRAARLVEVARAHNPAARIVWIGAPVMGDPALARDLPAVNAALAQEISRIPGCRFVDVWGLLADPQGRYLEFAATPAKTRLRTPDGVHLAPAGASRLAEVCLAALSEPAPNVLVSQLP, from the coding sequence ATGGACACCCCTTGCCGACCGGCCATCCCGACGTCAGCCGTCATCCTGCTCCTGGCCCTTGTCCTGTGCCTGGTGACGGTCCCGGGTGATCTTTTGTCCATGCGGCCGCCGGACCCGGAGTTCCCCTTTCCGGCCAGTCTGGCCCCCGGCGCGACGCACGTCGGCCAGCGCGGCGAAAGCGCCGTGCGCCTGCCCGTCGTGGCCCACGCCGTGCGCCTGCCAGCGGACAAAAAGGCCCAGCATCCCCGGGACCACCCCCTCCACGTGCGCCGCGCCGCCCTGGCCCCCGGCATTCCCGACGGCCGTCGGATACGGGTGTTCGCCGTCAACGAACCGCCGCTTCCCTGGTTCGCCGCAATGCCCCCGACACAGACCCGGGCCGAACCGCCCACGCCCGTCGGGCCACGCCCCGAACAGGCCCCGTCCCTTGCCGCACGCCCCGAACAGGCCCCGTCCCTTGCCGCATGCCCCGAACAGGCCATGGCCAGAGCTTCACAGTCCGGCCCTCCCCCGGCCTCCACGGCGACCGCCCGCGCGCCCGGCGCCCCCCCGGCCTCGACGGTCGCCCGGACCAGTCTTCTGGTCGTTGGCGATTCCCTGTCCATCTCCCTGGCCGACGTCCTGGAACGCCGTCTGGCCGGAACCCCCGGGCTGGCCTTCGCCCGACTGGGCAAGATCTCGAGCGGCCTGGCCCGCCCGGACTTCTTCGACTGGGAGGCCCAGATGGACCGCATGGCCGGACAAAACCGGCCCGACACCGTGGTGATCATGATCGGGGCCAACGACAACAAGCCCGTGCGCCTGGCCTCCGGGAAGTCCGCGGCCTTCGGTTCCCCGGCCTGGGCCGCCGAATACCGTCGCCGGGCCGCCCGCCTGGTGGAGGTCGCCCGGGCCCACAATCCCGCCGCCCGCATCGTCTGGATCGGCGCGCCGGTCATGGGCGATCCGGCCCTGGCCCGCGACCTGCCGGCCGTCAACGCCGCCCTGGCCCAGGAAATCAGCCGCATCCCCGGATGCCGCTTTGTGGATGTTTGGGGCCTTTTGGCCGATCCCCAGGGCAGGTATCTGGAGTTCGCCGCCACCCCCGCGAAAACCCGCCTGCGCACGCCCGACGGAGTTCACCTGGCCCCGGCCGGGGCCAGCCGCCTGGCCGAGGTCTGCCTGGCCGCCCTGTCCGAACCCGCACCGAACGTTCTGGTCTCCCAATTACCTTGA
- a CDS encoding MBOAT family O-acyltransferase: MNPTSFEFALFFLLVLPLNWLLRPYDFAYRIFLLAASYVFYASFNLKFVLILFIFSFLTWFFAIIFRETADRRFRKFCLILYLCISLGILVFFKYYEMLYLSLDYVLGVFKAANPVPFMDVFLPIGISFFTFQGLSYAIDVYRDEKNVVKNPVDVFLFISFFPTILSGPILRAKQFIPQLHRKKFSAVDVNSGFYLLVSGLFKKLVISSYLSEHIVRQVFAAPEGFSSLAVLVGVVSYSIQIYCDFSGYTDMARGMGRLLGFDLPDNFNSPYASQNLRDFWHRWHITFSTWLRDYLYIPLGGNRKGRFRKYANLVVTMALGGLWHGAAYNFLVWGFIHGFGLVAVHLYIDRKTRTRGDSPDQGFFPAVSRFLGRVATFGYVTLAWVFFGAEDAAKAMDILARMADLDPEGATAGLIPVGLAALVLASQISRFDARRLYDHLVRPLPAPVQGAVLGLLAVVILKLGPDGVLPFIYFSF; this comes from the coding sequence ATGAATCCCACGAGTTTTGAATTCGCGCTTTTCTTCCTCCTGGTCCTGCCGCTGAACTGGCTTTTGCGGCCCTATGACTTCGCCTACCGGATTTTTCTTCTGGCCGCGTCCTATGTGTTTTACGCCTCGTTCAACCTGAAGTTCGTTCTTATTCTGTTCATCTTCAGCTTCCTCACCTGGTTTTTCGCCATCATCTTCCGCGAGACGGCCGACAGGCGGTTCCGGAAGTTCTGCCTCATCCTTTATCTCTGCATTTCCCTGGGCATACTTGTCTTTTTCAAATACTATGAGATGCTTTACCTCTCCCTGGATTACGTCCTGGGAGTTTTCAAAGCGGCCAACCCCGTGCCGTTCATGGATGTTTTTTTGCCCATCGGCATCTCGTTTTTCACCTTTCAGGGCCTGTCCTACGCCATCGACGTCTACCGGGACGAAAAAAACGTGGTCAAGAATCCCGTGGACGTCTTCCTGTTCATCTCCTTTTTTCCGACCATCCTGTCCGGACCCATCCTTCGGGCCAAGCAGTTCATCCCCCAGTTGCACCGCAAGAAATTTTCCGCCGTGGACGTGAATTCCGGTTTTTACCTGCTCGTCAGCGGGCTTTTCAAGAAGCTGGTCATCTCCAGCTATCTTTCCGAGCACATCGTGCGCCAGGTGTTCGCCGCGCCCGAGGGCTTTTCCTCCCTGGCCGTGCTGGTCGGCGTGGTCTCCTATTCCATACAGATCTATTGCGACTTCTCCGGCTACACGGACATGGCCCGGGGCATGGGCCGGCTTCTGGGCTTTGACCTGCCCGACAACTTCAATTCCCCCTATGCCTCCCAGAACCTGCGCGATTTCTGGCATCGCTGGCACATCACCTTTTCCACCTGGCTTCGCGACTACCTGTACATCCCCTTGGGCGGGAACCGCAAAGGCCGCTTCCGCAAGTACGCCAACCTGGTGGTCACCATGGCCCTGGGGGGATTGTGGCACGGCGCGGCCTACAATTTCCTGGTCTGGGGATTCATCCACGGCTTCGGGCTGGTGGCCGTGCATCTGTACATCGACCGCAAGACCCGCACCCGGGGCGACAGTCCGGACCAGGGCTTTTTCCCGGCGGTTTCCCGTTTCCTGGGCCGGGTGGCCACCTTCGGCTATGTGACCCTGGCCTGGGTGTTTTTCGGGGCCGAGGACGCGGCCAAGGCCATGGACATCCTGGCCCGCATGGCCGACCTGGACCCCGAGGGCGCGACGGCGGGACTTATCCCGGTGGGACTGGCGGCTCTGGTCCTGGCCTCCCAGATCTCCCGGTTCGACGCCCGGCGTCTCTATGACCATCTGGTGCGGCCCCTTCCCGCGCCCGTCCAGGGGGCGGTCCTGGGCCTTCTGGCCGTGGTCATCCTCAAGCTCGGCCCGGATGGCGTTTTGCCCTTCATTTATTTCTCCTTCTAG